The following coding sequences lie in one Silene latifolia isolate original U9 population chromosome 5, ASM4854445v1, whole genome shotgun sequence genomic window:
- the LOC141655013 gene encoding F-box/kelch-repeat protein At1g57790-like, whose amino-acid sequence MYVSFYRKIGRLLRKQEVYELIKEEQEEQIQNIINLEFQERVEDTDTQEPPSGTLLSELPLDILQSITKRMNLFDYMNFRLTCKRFHEVNPISQWRDYCRYPLFLFPKDSNGTYELLDPFENISRLITIPHISSNVLSSIEHYKDGWLLVRFGGRSLRYMYPFTFTPESWKYPPHILGSPRFGFSTCPTSSNCLTVGLCGLSTPCFDYSESPNGEWKFYDTEFNPEEDIAFQPNYKTGPKYHNNAFYFLGKEGCLGEFRSIQGEISWNVYKYPFTEDRDTLFDSCYLVELDGELVSVFIKATGRCLEMFKFDISNKCWIELDTLGDYILFLSTTSSYSLKAEKSEMANRIYLPRRKGNEIVFYSLDTRKYHTSGSADYGHDDLSGTKSQTSCCWIW is encoded by the coding sequence atgtatgtCTCTTTCTACCGTAAAATTGGCAGGTTATTGAGAAAACAGGAAGTGTACGAACTGATCAAAGAAGAACAAGAAGAgcaaattcaaaacataataaatcTAGAGTTTCAAGAGCGGGTGGAAGATACAGATACCCAAGAGCCGCCATCAGGAACCTTGTTATCTGAACTTCCTCTTGATATCTTACAATCAATTACAAAGCGTATGAATTTGTTCGATTACATGAATTTCCGTCTTACTTGTAAGAGATTTCACGAGGTAAACCCGATATCCCAATGGCGAGATTATTGCCGTTACCCTCTGTTTTTGTTTCCTAAGGATAGCAATGGGACATATGAATTATTAGATCCATTTGAAAACATTTCGCGGCTAATTACTATCCCTCACATCTCGTCTAATGTTCTCTCATCCATCGAGCACTACAAGGATGGTTGGCTACTCGTACGTTTTGGAGGAAGATCCCTAAGGTACATGTATCCTTTCACTTTTACGCCGGAGAGTTGGAAATACCCCCCTCATATATTGGGTTCTCCGCGTTTTGGATTTTCAACTTGTCCTACTTCTTCTAATTGTTTAACTGTTGGACTTTGTGGGCTCTCAACACCGTGCTTTGATTACTCTGAGTCTCCAAATGGGGAGTGGAAGTTCTATGATACGGAGTTTAACCCCGAGGAAGATATCGCCTTTCAACCTAATTATAAAACCGGACCCAAGTATCATAATAACGCATTTTATTTTCTTGGTAAGGAAGGATGCTTAGGGGAATTTAGAAGTATTCAAGGAGAAATAAGCTGGAATGTTTACAAATATCCATTTACCGAAGATAGAGATACATTGTTTGACTCGTGTTATTTAGTTGAGCTCGATGGGGAACTTGTTTCGGTTTTTATCAAAGCAACCGGAAGATGTCTTGAAATGTTTAAGTTCGACATTTCAAACAAGTGTTGGATTGAATTAGATACATTGGGAGACTACATCTTGTTTTTGAGTACTACATCGTCATATTCCCTTAAGGCAGAAAAGAGCGAGATGGCAAATCGAATATATTTGCCACGGCGTAAGGGTAATGAGATCGTCTTCTATTCGCTTGACACGCGTAAGTATCATACTTCGGGCAGTGCAGATTATGGACATGATGATTTATCTGGCACAAAGTCGCAAACATCTTGTTGCTGGATTTGGTAG